From a region of the Arachis ipaensis cultivar K30076 chromosome B09, Araip1.1, whole genome shotgun sequence genome:
- the LOC107616666 gene encoding sucrose transport protein SUC5-like, with product MEPVVSASTSATKPPPEVQAAEATATMQPAPLRKIMAVATIATGIQFGWALQLTLLSPYVQILGTPHMWVSFIWFCGPVSGILVQPLVGYHSDRCTSRFGPRRPFIAAGTLAVAFAGFLIAFSADIGHLLGDELVATGEEHKIRPRTIGLVILGFWIIDFANNMLQGPCRALLADLAAGNQSKTKTAYALYTLFMAVGNVLGSAAGSSGGLYRILPFTTTKACHDECADVKTCFMISVLLLVVIVTVNLMYVKEKPLTVSIGKSEKGGMRELLGALQGLKRPMRILLLVTCFNWIAWFPFFEYNTDWMGVEVYGGKDKEQSVYDTGVREGATGMMVNSIVSGGASLGIGVLARGLGGEKRLWGVVNFLLAVCLAMTVPISKMAKHLRRYAVGAGGSLEPLPPSRGVKAAALTLYAVLGIPLAITYCIPFALASIFSTNAGAGQGLSLAVLNLAVVIPQMLMSAVSGPWDKLFGGSNLPSFVVGSVAAAISGILSIILLPSPPPDVKAAITGGGFH from the exons atggAGCCTGTCGTCTCTGCTTCCACTTCAGCCACCAAGCCTCCTCCTGAAGTGCAGGCAGCGGAGGCAACCGCCACCATGCAACCTGCCCCACTGCGCAAGATCATGGCGGTGGCCACCATCGCCACCGGCATACAGTTCGGCTGGGCCCTACAACTCACACTACTCTCACCCTACGTCCAAATACTCGGAACTCCACACATGTGGGTCTCCTTCATCTGGTTCTGCGGCCCTGTCTCCGGCATCCTCGTCCAGCCCCTCGTCGGCTACCACAGCGACCGCTGCACCTCCCGCTTCGGCCCCCGCCGCCCGTTTATCGCCGCCGGAACCCTAGCCGTCGCCTTCGCAGGCTTCTTAATCGCATTCTCTGCCGACATCGGCCACCTCCTCGGCGACGAACTAGTCGCCACCGGAGAGGAGCACAAAATCCGTCCGCGCACCATCGGCCTCGTCATCCTCGGCTTCTGGATCATTGACTTCGCCAACAACATGCTCCAAGGACCGTGCCGCGCTCTCCTGGCCGACCTCGCTGCGGGGAATCAAAGCAAAACGAAAACCGCGTACGCACTCTACACGCTCTTCATGGCGGTCGGAAACGTTCTGGGCTCCGCCGCCGGGTCCTCCGGCGGACTTTACAGAATCCTGCCTTTCACAACGACGAAAGCATGCCACGACGAGTGCGCGGACGTGAAAACGTGTTTTATGATCTCCGTGTTGCTATTGGTTGTTATTGTAACCGTCAACTTGATGTACGTGAAGGAAAAACCGTTAACGGTTTCCATTGGGAAAAGTGAAAAAGGCGGGATGAGAGAATTATTGGGTGCATTGCAGGGGCTTAAGAGGCCGATGCGGATCCTTTTATTGGTGACGTGTTTCAATTGGATTGCGTGGTTTCCGTTTTTTGAGTACAACACTGACTGGATGGGGGTTGAGGTGTACGGAGGGAAGGATAAGGAGCAGAGTGTGTATGATACTGGGGTCCGCGAGGGTGCCACCGGGATGATGGTGAATTCTATTGTGTCTGGTGGCGCGTCCTTGGGGATTGGTGTGTTGGCGCGTGGGCTTGGTGGCGAGAAGAGGCTATGGGGTGTTGTTAACTTCTTGCTAGCCGTTTGTTTGGCCATGACGGTGCCTATCTCCAAGATGGCCAAACATTTGCGGCGGTATGCGGTGGGTGCTGGCGGATCTCTGGAGCCTCTTCCGCCGTCTCGTGGCGTCAAGGCTGCTGCCTTAACTCTCTACGCCGTCCTTGGAATTCCTCTTGCT ATCACTTACTGCATACCCTTTGCTCTGGCATCTATATTCTCCACCAACGCAGGAGCAGGACAAG GTCTATCCCTGGCAGTTCTCAATCTTGCAGTTGTCATACCACAG ATGTTGATGTCTGCTGTTAGTGGACCATGGGACAAATTGTTTGGTGGCAGTAACCTGCCATCTTTCGTGGTTGGTTCCGTAGCGGCTGCAATCAGTGGCATACTGTCCATAATCTTACTGCCCTCTCCGCCGCCGGACGTCAAGGCTGCAATCACCGGAGGAGGctttcattaa
- the LOC107618181 gene encoding uncharacterized protein LOC107618181 isoform X1, translating to MGGICSKSWKATVDGVAVNNALISEGSSSRHANGHVNNEPAMTYQSIGLPANSIDSSNSNVPPLVDDDELEKHERESFSFSGMEKVSYGSGAYDINDGIPALSRALSHKSRSAKSKQAAAKVSEVSSLLGRAGTAGLGKAVEVLDTLGSSMTSLNLSSGFTSGMTTKGNKISILAFEVANTIVKGANLMQSLSKENIRHLKEVVLPSEGVQNLISKDMDELLRIAATDKREELKIFSGEVVRFGNRCKDPQWHNLDRYFEMLGSELTPQRQLKEEAEIVMQQLMTLVQCTAELYHESNALDRFDQDYRRKLQEEDNSNTTQRGDSLAILRAELKSQKKHVRNLKKKSLWSRILEEVMEKLVDIVHFLHLEIHEAFGSADNDQPVEESPGNSMKLGSAGLALHYANIITQIDTLVSRSSSVPPNTRDALYQGLPPNVKSALRSRLQSFQLKEEETFLQLTVPQIKAEMEKTLQWLVPIATNTTKAHHGFGWVGEWANTGSEVNRKPAGQTDLLRIETLHHADKDKAEAYILELVVWLHHLVSQVRAGNGVRSPVKSPIRSPTQNTGQLFTQKACSNSPILTVEDQQMLRDVGKRKLTPGISKSQEFGIAKTRLSKHHRLSKSSSHSPISESSSKNDIFSSTSTRRLPSIPFIDFDIDRMKALDVIDRLDTIRSS from the exons ATGGGTGGTATTTGCTCAAAGTCATGGAAAGCCACTGTGGATGGTGTAGCTGTAAATAATGCTCTTATTAGCGAAGGCTCGTCGTCGAGACATGCTAATGGCCATGTTAATAATGAGCCTGCAATGACTTATCAGTCTATTGGACTTCCTGCAAATAGTATAGATAGCAGCAATTCAAATGTTCCCCCacttgttgatgatgatgagttgGAAAAGCATGAAAGGGAATCATTTTCCTTTTCTGGGATGGAAAAGGTATCATATGGGTCCGGTGCATATGATATCAATGACGGAATTCCTGCTCTATCTAGAGCTTTATCACATAAGTCCAGATCAGCCAAGTCCAAGCAGGCTGCTGCAAAG GTTTCGGAAGTGAGTTCACTTTTGGGCAGAGCTGGTACAGCTGGGCTTGGCAAGGCGGTAGAAGTTTTGGATACGTTAGGTAGTAGTATGACAAGTTTGAATCTCAGTAGTGGTTTTACATCAGGCATGACAACAAAAGgaaataaaatttcaattttgGCCTTTGAAGTCGCAAATACAATTGTTAAGGGTGCCAACCTGATGCAATCTCTTTCAAAAGAGAACATTAGACATTTGAAAGAAGTTGTTCTGCCATCTGAAGGAGTGCAAAATTTGATATCCAAAGATATGGATGAACTCCTAAGAATTGCTGCAACAGACAAAAG AGAAGAATTGAAAATCTTTTCTGGTGAAGTTGTACGTTTTGGAAACCGTTGCAAAGATCCTCAGTGGCACAACCTTGATCGTTACTTTGAGAT GTTAGGTTCAGAGCTTACACCACAAAGGCAATTGAAAGAGGAGGCAGAAATAGTGATGCAGCAACTAATGACACTTGTTCAATGTACAGCT GAGTTATATCATGAATCAAATGCCTTGGACAGATTTGATCAAGATTACCGGCGCAAGCTTCAAGAAGAGGACAATTCAAATACCACACAAAGAG GAGACAGCCTTGCAATTTTAAGAGCAGAATTGAAGAGTCAAAAGAAGCATGTGAGAAATTTGAAGAAAAAATCACTGTGGTCCAGGATTTTGGAAGAG GTAATGGAAAAGCTTGTAGACATTGTGCATTTTCTACATTTGGAGATACACGAAGCATTTGGCAGTGCTG ACAATGATCAGCCAGTAGAAGAGTCTCCGGGCAACTCGATGAAGTTGGGGTCTGCTGGTCTTGCTTTGCATTATGCAAATATTATCACCCAAATTGATACTCTT GTGTCTCGTTCGAGTTCCGTGCCTCCCAATACAAGGGATGCCTTATATCAAGGGCTACCACCTAATGTAAAATCGGCATTGCGATCAAGACTACAGTCATTTCAACTCAAGGAAGAG GAAACATTCTTGCAGCTTACAGTCCCACAAATCAAAGCTGAAATGGAGAAAACTTTGCAGTGGCTTGTGCCTATTGCTACCAATACAACAAA AGCTCATCATGGCTTTGGATGGGTTGGAGAATGGGCAAATACAGG GTCTGAGGTCAACCGTAAACCTGCGGGTCAGACGGACTTATTAAGAATCGAGACACTACACCATGCCGATAAGGACAAAGCAGAAGCTTACATTCTTGAACTTGTTGTCTGGCTCCATCATCTTGTCAGCCAAGTCAGAGCTGGTAACGGAGTTAGGTCTCCAGTCAAGTCTCCGATTCGTTCTCCAACGCAAAACACAGGACAATTATTTACACAGAAAGCCTGCTCCAATTCTCCCATATTAACAGTAGAAGATCAGCAAATGCTTAGAGACGTCGGCAAGAGAAAACTGACACCAGGAATCAGCAAGAGTCAGGAATTCGGCATAGCCAAGACTAGGTTGAGCAAGCACCATAGGCTGAGCAAGAGTAGTAGTCATTCTCCAATAAGTGAAAGTAGTAGTAAGAATGACATATTCTCTTCTACTTCAACAAGGAGGCTACCTTCAATTCCTTTTATTGACTTTGACATTGATAGAATGAAGGCCTTGGATGTCATTGATAGGTTGGATACAATTAGGAGTTCATAG
- the LOC107618181 gene encoding uncharacterized protein LOC107618181 isoform X2 — MGGICSKSWKATVDGVAVNNALISEGSSSRHANGHVNNEPAMTYQSIGLPANSIDSSNSNVPPLVDDDELEKHERESFSFSGMEKVSYGSGAYDINDGIPALSRALSHKSRSAKSKQAAAKVSEVSSLLGRAGTAGLGKAVEVLDTLGSSMTSLNLSSGFTSGMTTKGNKISILAFEVANTIVKGANLMQSLSKENIRHLKEVVLPSEGVQNLISKDMDELLRIAATDKREELKIFSGEVVRFGNRCKDPQWHNLDRYFEMLGSELTPQRQLKEEAEIVMQQLMTLVQCTAELYHESNALDRFDQDYRRKLQEEDNSNTTQRGDSLAILRAELKSQKKHVRNLKKKSLWSRILEEVMEKLVDIVHFLHLEIHEAFGSADNDQPVEESPGNSMKLGSAGLALHYANIITQIDTLVSRSSSVPPNTRDALYQGLPPNVKSALRSRLQSFQLKEELTVPQIKAEMEKTLQWLVPIATNTTKAHHGFGWVGEWANTGSEVNRKPAGQTDLLRIETLHHADKDKAEAYILELVVWLHHLVSQVRAGNGVRSPVKSPIRSPTQNTGQLFTQKACSNSPILTVEDQQMLRDVGKRKLTPGISKSQEFGIAKTRLSKHHRLSKSSSHSPISESSSKNDIFSSTSTRRLPSIPFIDFDIDRMKALDVIDRLDTIRSS; from the exons ATGGGTGGTATTTGCTCAAAGTCATGGAAAGCCACTGTGGATGGTGTAGCTGTAAATAATGCTCTTATTAGCGAAGGCTCGTCGTCGAGACATGCTAATGGCCATGTTAATAATGAGCCTGCAATGACTTATCAGTCTATTGGACTTCCTGCAAATAGTATAGATAGCAGCAATTCAAATGTTCCCCCacttgttgatgatgatgagttgGAAAAGCATGAAAGGGAATCATTTTCCTTTTCTGGGATGGAAAAGGTATCATATGGGTCCGGTGCATATGATATCAATGACGGAATTCCTGCTCTATCTAGAGCTTTATCACATAAGTCCAGATCAGCCAAGTCCAAGCAGGCTGCTGCAAAG GTTTCGGAAGTGAGTTCACTTTTGGGCAGAGCTGGTACAGCTGGGCTTGGCAAGGCGGTAGAAGTTTTGGATACGTTAGGTAGTAGTATGACAAGTTTGAATCTCAGTAGTGGTTTTACATCAGGCATGACAACAAAAGgaaataaaatttcaattttgGCCTTTGAAGTCGCAAATACAATTGTTAAGGGTGCCAACCTGATGCAATCTCTTTCAAAAGAGAACATTAGACATTTGAAAGAAGTTGTTCTGCCATCTGAAGGAGTGCAAAATTTGATATCCAAAGATATGGATGAACTCCTAAGAATTGCTGCAACAGACAAAAG AGAAGAATTGAAAATCTTTTCTGGTGAAGTTGTACGTTTTGGAAACCGTTGCAAAGATCCTCAGTGGCACAACCTTGATCGTTACTTTGAGAT GTTAGGTTCAGAGCTTACACCACAAAGGCAATTGAAAGAGGAGGCAGAAATAGTGATGCAGCAACTAATGACACTTGTTCAATGTACAGCT GAGTTATATCATGAATCAAATGCCTTGGACAGATTTGATCAAGATTACCGGCGCAAGCTTCAAGAAGAGGACAATTCAAATACCACACAAAGAG GAGACAGCCTTGCAATTTTAAGAGCAGAATTGAAGAGTCAAAAGAAGCATGTGAGAAATTTGAAGAAAAAATCACTGTGGTCCAGGATTTTGGAAGAG GTAATGGAAAAGCTTGTAGACATTGTGCATTTTCTACATTTGGAGATACACGAAGCATTTGGCAGTGCTG ACAATGATCAGCCAGTAGAAGAGTCTCCGGGCAACTCGATGAAGTTGGGGTCTGCTGGTCTTGCTTTGCATTATGCAAATATTATCACCCAAATTGATACTCTT GTGTCTCGTTCGAGTTCCGTGCCTCCCAATACAAGGGATGCCTTATATCAAGGGCTACCACCTAATGTAAAATCGGCATTGCGATCAAGACTACAGTCATTTCAACTCAAGGAAGAG CTTACAGTCCCACAAATCAAAGCTGAAATGGAGAAAACTTTGCAGTGGCTTGTGCCTATTGCTACCAATACAACAAA AGCTCATCATGGCTTTGGATGGGTTGGAGAATGGGCAAATACAGG GTCTGAGGTCAACCGTAAACCTGCGGGTCAGACGGACTTATTAAGAATCGAGACACTACACCATGCCGATAAGGACAAAGCAGAAGCTTACATTCTTGAACTTGTTGTCTGGCTCCATCATCTTGTCAGCCAAGTCAGAGCTGGTAACGGAGTTAGGTCTCCAGTCAAGTCTCCGATTCGTTCTCCAACGCAAAACACAGGACAATTATTTACACAGAAAGCCTGCTCCAATTCTCCCATATTAACAGTAGAAGATCAGCAAATGCTTAGAGACGTCGGCAAGAGAAAACTGACACCAGGAATCAGCAAGAGTCAGGAATTCGGCATAGCCAAGACTAGGTTGAGCAAGCACCATAGGCTGAGCAAGAGTAGTAGTCATTCTCCAATAAGTGAAAGTAGTAGTAAGAATGACATATTCTCTTCTACTTCAACAAGGAGGCTACCTTCAATTCCTTTTATTGACTTTGACATTGATAGAATGAAGGCCTTGGATGTCATTGATAGGTTGGATACAATTAGGAGTTCATAG